In Chitinophaga nivalis, a single genomic region encodes these proteins:
- a CDS encoding DUF4267 domain-containing protein, protein MKPLTVSIYFYLTLLTGILLVFIGIRFLVAPAVAEAAFGIHVPANGNFSFHDIKGIRDLFTGLVVIILLLRKEYSALGSLLVLSTMIPVMDFTVVLRQPGHATASLYPHAIAVILCVVLGSFYLRFTAKK, encoded by the coding sequence ATGAAACCACTCACTGTTTCCATTTATTTTTATCTGACCTTACTTACAGGCATCCTGCTGGTATTTATCGGCATCCGTTTTCTTGTTGCGCCGGCGGTAGCTGAAGCGGCTTTCGGCATTCATGTTCCTGCAAACGGCAATTTTTCTTTCCATGATATTAAAGGTATCCGGGACCTGTTTACCGGGCTGGTGGTGATTATACTACTCCTCAGAAAAGAATATAGTGCATTAGGCTCGTTGCTGGTACTGAGTACCATGATACCTGTCATGGATTTTACCGTTGTATTACGGCAACCCGGACATGCTACCGCCAGCCTGTATCCACATGCCATTGCGGTTATACTGTGTGTCGTATTGGGCAGTTTTTATCTCCGTTTCACTGCAAAAAAATAA
- a CDS encoding Crp/Fnr family transcriptional regulator, whose amino-acid sequence MMHTALIRAIENIIPLTAAEQTFIAGLFVPKKFKKGAFFLQEGQVCKTVGFITKGLLRYYTISDTGEEQTYEFGKENEFTCNYESFLDHSASSKNIQCIEACEILTISYDHLQLLYEQVKEGQKFGRLICEYLYVNAIRKITSLYTDAPEQRYLHFVAHYPDLQQRIPQYHLSSFVGVKPPSLSRIRKRLATG is encoded by the coding sequence ATGATGCACACTGCTTTGATCCGGGCAATTGAAAATATCATTCCGCTGACGGCAGCGGAACAAACATTTATCGCCGGCCTTTTTGTACCCAAAAAGTTTAAGAAAGGCGCTTTTTTCCTGCAGGAGGGGCAGGTGTGTAAAACAGTAGGATTTATCACTAAAGGCCTGCTGCGTTACTATACGATCAGCGATACCGGTGAAGAACAGACCTATGAATTCGGCAAAGAAAATGAGTTCACCTGCAATTATGAAAGTTTCCTGGACCATTCTGCTTCCAGCAAAAACATCCAGTGTATTGAAGCCTGTGAAATACTGACTATCTCCTATGATCATCTTCAGCTATTATACGAACAGGTAAAAGAAGGGCAAAAATTCGGTCGTCTGATATGCGAATACCTGTACGTAAATGCCATCCGTAAAATCACCTCGCTGTATACCGACGCACCAGAACAACGTTACCTGCATTTTGTAGCCCACTACCCGGATCTGCAGCAACGTATTCCCCAGTATCATCTCTCTTCTTTTGTAGGGGTTAAACCGCCTTCCCTTAGTCGTATCCGGAAACGACTGGCCACCGGGTAG